A window of the Pseudomonas gozinkensis genome harbors these coding sequences:
- a CDS encoding lytic transglycosylase domain-containing protein: MIHSFTAGLLGCVLSVGVAQADVFVSVDAKGSYVLSNVHRPGRTYERVIREADAPLVSLDRQPQLIANQPYAELVSAAATANHLPEALLHAVISAESNYNPGATSPKGAGGLMQLMPGTARDMGVTDVYDPKANIQGGAKYLKRLMTMFDNDIALAVAAYNAGPDAVLSRGRVIPPFAETQRYVPSVLRQYRRLQGLAVDAPL, translated from the coding sequence ATGATCCATTCATTCACTGCAGGACTGCTCGGCTGCGTGCTGTCGGTTGGTGTCGCGCAAGCCGATGTCTTCGTTTCCGTGGACGCCAAGGGCAGCTACGTACTGTCCAACGTCCACCGTCCCGGACGTACCTACGAGCGGGTGATCCGCGAAGCCGATGCGCCGTTGGTCAGCCTTGACCGGCAACCGCAATTGATCGCCAACCAGCCCTACGCCGAGCTGGTGTCAGCCGCCGCCACTGCCAATCACCTGCCCGAAGCGTTGCTGCATGCGGTGATCAGCGCCGAGTCGAACTACAACCCCGGCGCCACCTCGCCCAAGGGCGCCGGAGGGCTGATGCAACTGATGCCCGGCACCGCGCGGGACATGGGCGTGACCGACGTCTACGACCCCAAGGCCAACATCCAGGGCGGGGCCAAATACCTCAAGCGCCTGATGACGATGTTCGACAACGACATCGCGCTGGCCGTAGCGGCTTACAACGCCGGGCCAGACGCGGTGCTCAGCCGGGGGCGGGTGATCCCGCCGTTCGCCGAAACCCAGCGTTATGTCCCGAGCGTGCTGCGTCAGTACCGGCGCCTGCAGGGCCTGGCGGTGGATGCGCCGCTGTAA
- a CDS encoding alpha/beta hydrolase, translating into MNIKKTLAASFLALSIGNAFAAEGTGVEHTTQAFLDALAGGGGKPLEQLSPKDARAVLTGAQASVKVDLSGVEVSDKAIKVDGQTINLKVVRPAKVKGELPVFMFFHGGGWVLGDFPTHQRLIRDLVVGSGAVAVYVDYTPSPEAQYPTAINQAYAATKWVAEHGKEIGVDGKRLAVAGNSVGGNMAAVVALMAKEQKTPALRFQLLMWPVTNAGFDNGSYQQFAEGHFLTKGMMQWFWDNYTTNPAERAQIHASPLNASAEQLKGLPAALVQTAEFDVLRDEGEGYARHLDAAGVPVTSVRYNGMIHDFGLLNPLNGIPEVKAAVRQAAAELKTHLN; encoded by the coding sequence ATGAACATCAAGAAAACCCTCGCCGCTTCCTTCCTCGCCCTGTCCATTGGCAACGCTTTCGCCGCCGAAGGCACGGGCGTCGAACACACCACCCAGGCCTTCCTCGACGCCCTCGCCGGCGGCGGTGGCAAACCGCTCGAGCAACTGAGCCCGAAAGACGCCCGTGCGGTGCTGACCGGTGCCCAGGCTTCGGTGAAGGTTGACCTGTCCGGCGTTGAAGTCAGCGACAAGGCGATCAAGGTCGATGGCCAGACCATCAACCTGAAAGTGGTGCGCCCGGCGAAGGTCAAGGGTGAGTTGCCGGTGTTCATGTTCTTCCACGGTGGCGGCTGGGTGCTGGGCGACTTCCCGACGCACCAACGCCTGATTCGTGATCTGGTGGTGGGCTCTGGCGCGGTCGCGGTGTATGTCGACTACACGCCGTCGCCGGAAGCGCAGTACCCGACTGCGATCAATCAGGCTTACGCCGCAACCAAATGGGTGGCCGAGCACGGCAAGGAGATTGGTGTAGACGGCAAGCGTCTGGCGGTGGCCGGCAACAGCGTCGGCGGCAACATGGCGGCGGTCGTGGCGTTGATGGCCAAGGAACAGAAAACTCCGGCCCTGCGCTTTCAGTTGCTGATGTGGCCGGTGACCAACGCCGGGTTCGATAACGGCTCGTACCAGCAGTTCGCCGAGGGCCACTTCCTGACCAAGGGCATGATGCAGTGGTTCTGGGACAACTACACCACCAACCCGGCCGAGCGTGCGCAGATCCATGCCTCGCCACTCAACGCCAGCGCCGAACAGCTCAAGGGCCTGCCCGCCGCGCTGGTGCAGACCGCCGAGTTCGACGTGCTGCGTGACGAAGGCGAAGGCTACGCCCGCCACCTCGACGCGGCCGGTGTACCGGTGACCTCGGTGCGCTACAACGGGATGATTCACGACTTCGGCCTGCTCAACCCGCTGAACGGGATTCCTGAAGTGAAAGCCGCCGTGCGCCAGGCCGCAGCGGAACTCAAGACCCACCTGAACTGA
- the gspG gene encoding type II secretion system major pseudopilin GspG, which yields MKLHFRPRAQRGFTLLELLVVLVVLGLLAGIVAPKYFAQLGRSEVKVAKAQIEGLGKALDLYRLEVGHYPSTEQGLQALVTAPSDEAKWTGPYLQKKLPQDPWGRNYTYRYPGENAEYDLLSMGKDGQPGGEGENAEVTNWQ from the coding sequence ATGAAGCTGCATTTTCGTCCGCGTGCCCAACGCGGTTTCACCCTGCTCGAATTGCTTGTGGTGCTGGTGGTGCTCGGCCTGTTGGCCGGGATCGTCGCGCCCAAATACTTCGCCCAGTTGGGGCGTTCCGAAGTGAAGGTCGCCAAGGCGCAGATTGAAGGCCTGGGCAAGGCGCTGGATCTGTACCGGCTCGAGGTCGGCCACTACCCGTCCACCGAACAGGGCTTGCAGGCGCTGGTGACCGCACCGAGCGACGAAGCCAAATGGACCGGCCCGTACTTGCAGAAAAAACTGCCGCAGGATCCGTGGGGGCGCAACTACACCTACCGCTATCCCGGCGAAAACGCCGAGTACGACCTGCTCTCGATGGGCAAGGACGGTCAGCCCGGCGGCGAAGGCGAAAACGCCGAAGTCACCAACTGGCAATAA
- a CDS encoding LysR family transcriptional regulator — MNPFEDMRIFCQVMDSGSFTAAADQLGLSKQFVSRRLMQLEERLGVRLLNRSTRRLDVTPLGQSYYESALRLLGEVESVEQGIAGQTAEPRGAIRVSAPLSFALAHLGCLLPPFLQRYREVTVEVDLSDRPVDLLGEGYDLALRIGVLEDSTLIARRIASIERVYCASPAYLAERGTPVKPEDLLGHDCLPYGHGRSVQWRFNAGQGKPLLVNVTGRMRVNNGELLRDAAVAGMGITYLPTFIVGAALKDGRLVPVLDEFRPEPLTLSAVYPQHRQASRPVQALIEFLRERLDQNHVAL, encoded by the coding sequence ATGAACCCGTTCGAAGACATGCGTATTTTTTGCCAGGTGATGGACTCCGGCAGCTTCACGGCGGCGGCCGATCAGTTGGGCCTGTCCAAGCAGTTCGTCAGCCGTCGCTTGATGCAGTTGGAAGAACGCCTCGGCGTGCGATTGCTCAACCGTTCGACCCGACGCCTGGACGTGACACCGCTGGGCCAGAGCTATTACGAATCGGCGCTGCGTTTGCTTGGCGAAGTGGAATCGGTGGAGCAGGGCATTGCCGGACAGACCGCCGAGCCGCGCGGGGCGATTCGCGTGAGTGCGCCGTTGTCGTTCGCATTGGCCCATCTGGGCTGTTTGCTGCCGCCGTTTCTGCAGCGCTATCGCGAGGTCACGGTGGAGGTGGACCTGAGCGACCGGCCGGTGGATCTGCTGGGTGAAGGTTACGACCTGGCGCTGCGCATCGGCGTGCTGGAAGACTCGACCCTGATCGCCCGGCGTATCGCGTCAATCGAGCGGGTGTACTGCGCCAGCCCTGCGTATCTGGCCGAACGCGGTACGCCGGTCAAACCGGAAGACCTGCTCGGCCACGACTGCCTGCCCTACGGCCACGGACGTTCGGTGCAGTGGCGGTTCAATGCGGGGCAGGGCAAGCCGCTGCTGGTGAATGTCACCGGGCGGATGCGGGTCAACAACGGTGAGTTGCTGCGGGATGCGGCGGTCGCGGGGATGGGGATTACCTATCTGCCGACGTTCATCGTCGGCGCGGCGCTGAAGGATGGGCGGCTGGTGCCGGTGCTGGATGAGTTTCGGCCTGAACCGCTGACGCTGTCGGCGGTGTATCCGCAGCATCGTCAGGCGTCGCGGCCGGTGCAGGCGTTGATCGAGTTTCTGCGGGAGCGGCTGGATCAAAACCACGTCGCTCTCTAG
- a CDS encoding type II secretion system F family protein — MRFHLKAVGKAGVVSLSVEAPGQSEARRIAEDQGLRVVSLHAERHWRSLRLSKRETFNLVLFSQELTTLLNAGLPLIDALESLAEKETAPAARKTLSELVRLLYEGKSFSQALGQLSAVFPPLYVALVQSSEKTGAVGDALGRYVSYRQRMDEVRQKIVSASIYPLLLLVVGGGVVLFLMGYVVPRFSLVFEGLGSNLPWLSQILMSSGMFLHAHQGEFFGLLAAIVIALAVLQKQPAFRRGLDRLVEKLPAVHQRIFMYELARFYRSLGILLQGGIPLVTAMGMVRGLLTVASRARLDQACERVREGQSLSTALELNRLVTPVSLRLLRAGEQSGNLGQMMERSADFYDEEISRWIEWFVRLFEPLLMTFIGLLIGVIVILMYIPIFELASSIH; from the coding sequence ATGCGTTTTCATCTGAAGGCAGTGGGCAAGGCCGGGGTGGTGTCGCTGAGCGTCGAGGCGCCCGGCCAGAGCGAAGCGCGGCGCATCGCCGAGGATCAGGGCTTGCGGGTGGTCAGCCTGCACGCCGAACGCCACTGGCGTTCGTTGCGCCTGAGCAAGCGTGAAACCTTCAACCTGGTGCTGTTCAGCCAGGAGCTGACCACCCTGCTCAATGCCGGTCTGCCGTTGATCGATGCACTGGAAAGCCTGGCCGAAAAAGAAACCGCCCCCGCCGCCCGCAAAACCCTGAGTGAGCTGGTGCGGCTACTGTACGAGGGCAAATCCTTCTCCCAGGCGCTGGGCCAGTTGTCGGCGGTTTTCCCGCCCTTGTACGTGGCGCTGGTACAGTCCAGCGAGAAGACCGGCGCGGTCGGCGATGCGCTGGGCCGTTACGTGAGCTATCGCCAGCGAATGGACGAGGTGCGGCAGAAGATCGTCAGCGCTTCGATTTACCCGCTGTTGTTGCTGGTGGTCGGCGGTGGCGTGGTGCTGTTTTTGATGGGCTACGTGGTGCCGCGCTTCAGCCTGGTGTTCGAAGGGCTGGGCTCGAACCTGCCGTGGCTGTCGCAGATCCTGATGAGCAGCGGCATGTTTCTGCATGCCCATCAGGGCGAGTTTTTCGGCCTGCTGGCGGCGATCGTCATCGCCCTCGCCGTGCTGCAGAAACAACCGGCGTTTCGCCGTGGGCTGGATCGGCTGGTGGAGAAACTGCCCGCCGTGCACCAGCGGATTTTCATGTATGAGCTGGCGCGGTTTTACCGGTCACTGGGGATTCTGCTGCAAGGCGGGATTCCACTGGTGACGGCCATGGGCATGGTGCGCGGCCTGCTCACCGTAGCCTCGCGAGCACGCCTGGATCAGGCCTGCGAGCGGGTGCGCGAGGGGCAGTCGTTGTCCACTGCGCTGGAGCTCAACCGCCTGGTGACACCCGTGTCCCTGCGCCTGCTGCGCGCCGGCGAACAATCCGGCAACCTCGGGCAAATGATGGAACGCAGCGCCGATTTCTACGACGAGGAAATCAGCCGCTGGATCGAGTGGTTCGTGCGCTTGTTCGAACCGCTGCTCATGACCTTCATCGGCTTGTTGATCGGGGTGATCGTGATCCTGATGTACATCCCGATCTTCGAACTGGCTTCGAGTATCCACTGA
- the mnxG gene encoding manganese-oxidizing multicopper oxidase MnxG has translation MVGIHHAPSLLNWLLLLASMLSVELASAAVRCERNLVANVVAFDQPLMFNRLGAQNVNGMMFALRRDVVDDHDVSLAYGGSAVPGKVSLRADKRPRPLVLRVAAGDCLTINLQNLLDYQANPNKHFEGPEGEEEGEEGIENAGGAEDFKVDEQVADRHVGFQVNGLQAVNSIDDISSYTGRNANTLVPPGASRSYVLYAEREGAFAVSSRGATFGGEGAAGNVANGLFGQVVVVPKSGRTYRNTLTEEEMRLATTGRTPAGHPIVDYQARYPQREPWLREGKAGTPIISMVDGNEIISSESDAIVMGSNADGSFAPNTYPLESVGKRNPAIPNRLEPFRDFASQFQDETAATQAFPAYWADPVMAHVLEPTRDSFMINYGSGGMGAEVVANRLGVGPMHDCLSCAYEEFFLSSHTVGDVAMLVDVPANTGLENIAPGQTPSADQVGVKATMALYPSEPSNVNHSYIGDFVKFRNTHNGHEQHIFHLHGHQWLFNPNDDNSDYVDAQGIGPGAGYTYEIANGGSGNRNRVAGDAIYHCHFYPHFAQGMWSMWRVHDVFEEGTRLEVSQQGADGYHSEPYALRSGKPAAGARALPDGEIIAGTPIPAVVPLPGKAMAPMPGKVVVVPKIGETLVAGHDDDDEEEEGDDDGEHHGGNGGSQAIGSLALVDRSEANRNADGSLKNPGYPFWIGGMESSVGQRPPTPPLDMLDAATAQSLKASGKALWANLDPNQSGGWDGGLQRHALDGVAAGGEAHTVTTSLDFSKEVTRAKPIYLPEEGTEVEQAAMAFHAKKDHPSFALLPGNQIVAKAFRTNGALPMAGAPYYEPCMDDRQKRLTSSAGTGEFASGDRLDGMSFVGASTFTADRPRVYKAANIQFDAVYNKVGYHFPQARILALWEDAWPVITKQRPPEPLVMRMNTFDCVQYQQTNLVPATYEMDDYQVRTPTDVIGQHIHLPKWDLTSADGSSNGWNYEDGVLSPGAVQERIHAIREFNQCEGTDPRDGTQACPKAKAHPFFGQFGRSDWMGARTAMQRWFVDPVVNAKGVDRGLGTIFTHDHLGPSTHQQIGLYATVLAEPAGSTWFHAETGEPLYSGARQDGGPTSWQAVINTGDLDGDGKNDSFREFFLEYSDFQHAYEAGVYVGAGPNGVPNPQAFPATADSFRYAINPPVRNNASTLLEGVLEVQGGQVPGCPSRPCPQAISVDDPGMFVVNYRNEPLALRVYDPNKVGPDGKRGMQADGLGGDLAYAMQSRTDRAIPAMNLAPNLVTAATGPTGGTTLFPPHINKGGSEPGDPFTPMLRTYTGDNVRLRVHAGGHEEEHNVTLHGVKWLQSGSGFGNSSNSGWRASQMIGISEQMGFIAPVSMLSSSAATTGDYLYSMDASIEGYWSGIWGVMRNYTAKRNDLFAIPNNPSPAGMRNTVAFEGSCPRISANPNGIGTRPTVQRNYEVVAALANDILGNSLGLSIGDSAGLGQHVGGPLNPAGGTLVLNSRTVSIPQVTVTDPEDGETITIGGQSGPLHDPTAILYVRKSDLDPVSGKLKPGIPVEPLVLRAAAGDCINITLENRLPSVMPDLTQTAVMQGMVKRDRNSGLGSTTFSNNLMRPSSHVGLHAQLLAYDITKSDGANVGANPIQTVPPRVGSSGAYPTRTYQYYAGHLEREGKPVTQLGRSVDNINATAVEFGGLNITPADVIKQPQKGLGGAMSILPIGATWVDDARKVNATVTAPGQTTYRDFAMVWHKALNTRWANGRPVEGIAAEGFGVPTDPQDNSSMAINYKTEPLWYRFGLAPDAPFGHADGAGYGDMTNAHMAYSNALVGGDPQTPVLYAKPGQPFRTHILMPSGGSRGTTFQLDGHVWSLNPFQAEKSDTGGYPMGTPGVGSVRFGYNPMSMYIGAHESVLPAAHFSFMIPSAGGSNAIPGDYLFRDYAAYGNTSGLWGLLRVTNEPEPAPPAQ, from the coding sequence ATGGTTGGCATTCACCACGCTCCGTCCCTGTTGAACTGGCTGCTGTTGCTGGCCTCGATGCTCAGTGTCGAACTGGCCAGTGCCGCCGTGCGCTGCGAGCGCAACCTGGTGGCCAATGTGGTCGCCTTCGATCAACCGTTGATGTTCAACCGCCTCGGTGCGCAGAACGTCAACGGGATGATGTTCGCGTTGCGCCGCGATGTGGTCGATGACCATGACGTCTCGCTGGCCTACGGCGGCAGCGCGGTGCCGGGCAAAGTGTCGCTGCGTGCGGACAAGCGTCCACGGCCACTGGTGCTGCGGGTAGCCGCCGGTGATTGCCTGACGATCAATCTGCAGAACCTGCTCGATTACCAGGCCAACCCCAACAAGCACTTCGAAGGGCCTGAAGGCGAAGAAGAAGGTGAGGAGGGCATCGAGAACGCGGGCGGCGCGGAAGACTTCAAGGTCGACGAGCAGGTCGCCGACCGCCATGTCGGTTTCCAGGTCAACGGCCTGCAAGCGGTGAACAGCATCGATGATATTTCCTCCTACACCGGGCGTAACGCCAACACACTGGTGCCGCCGGGGGCGAGCCGTTCTTACGTCCTGTACGCCGAGCGCGAAGGAGCGTTTGCCGTCAGCAGCCGTGGCGCGACGTTCGGCGGGGAGGGCGCGGCCGGCAACGTCGCCAATGGCCTGTTCGGCCAGGTCGTGGTGGTGCCGAAGTCGGGACGCACCTATCGCAACACCCTCACCGAAGAAGAAATGCGTCTGGCAACCACCGGCCGCACACCGGCCGGTCACCCCATCGTCGATTACCAGGCCCGCTACCCGCAGCGCGAACCGTGGCTGCGTGAAGGCAAGGCCGGCACGCCGATCATCAGCATGGTCGACGGCAACGAAATCATCTCCAGCGAAAGCGACGCAATCGTCATGGGCAGCAACGCCGATGGCAGTTTTGCGCCCAACACCTATCCGCTGGAATCAGTGGGCAAACGCAACCCGGCGATCCCCAACCGCCTCGAGCCGTTTCGTGATTTCGCCTCGCAGTTCCAGGACGAAACCGCCGCCACCCAGGCATTCCCCGCCTACTGGGCCGACCCGGTCATGGCTCATGTGCTGGAGCCGACCCGCGACTCGTTCATGATCAACTACGGTTCCGGCGGCATGGGCGCTGAAGTAGTCGCCAACCGCCTCGGCGTGGGTCCGATGCACGATTGCCTGTCGTGCGCCTACGAAGAATTCTTCCTCAGCTCGCACACCGTCGGCGACGTGGCGATGCTGGTGGACGTGCCGGCCAATACCGGGCTCGAGAACATCGCCCCCGGCCAGACACCCAGCGCCGATCAGGTCGGCGTCAAGGCCACCATGGCCCTGTATCCGTCAGAGCCATCGAACGTCAACCACAGCTACATCGGTGACTTCGTCAAATTCCGCAACACCCACAACGGCCACGAGCAACACATCTTTCACCTGCACGGCCATCAGTGGCTGTTCAACCCCAACGACGACAACTCCGATTACGTCGATGCCCAAGGCATCGGCCCCGGGGCCGGCTATACCTACGAAATCGCCAACGGCGGCTCCGGCAACCGCAACCGGGTGGCCGGCGATGCGATCTATCACTGCCACTTCTACCCGCATTTCGCCCAGGGCATGTGGTCCATGTGGCGGGTGCACGATGTGTTCGAAGAAGGCACCCGGCTGGAAGTCTCGCAACAGGGCGCCGATGGTTATCACAGCGAACCTTACGCACTGCGCAGCGGTAAACCTGCCGCCGGTGCCCGCGCCTTGCCGGATGGCGAGATCATTGCCGGCACGCCGATTCCTGCCGTCGTGCCGCTGCCCGGCAAAGCCATGGCGCCGATGCCGGGCAAAGTGGTGGTGGTGCCGAAAATCGGTGAAACCCTGGTCGCCGGCCACGATGACGACGATGAGGAAGAAGAGGGCGATGACGACGGCGAACACCACGGCGGTAACGGTGGATCGCAAGCCATTGGTTCCCTGGCATTGGTCGATCGCAGCGAAGCCAACCGCAACGCCGACGGCAGCCTGAAAAACCCTGGCTATCCATTCTGGATCGGCGGCATGGAAAGTTCGGTGGGTCAGCGTCCGCCAACCCCACCGCTGGACATGCTCGATGCGGCCACCGCGCAATCGTTGAAAGCCAGCGGCAAAGCGCTGTGGGCCAACCTCGATCCGAATCAGTCCGGAGGCTGGGATGGCGGCTTGCAGCGTCATGCCCTCGACGGGGTGGCGGCCGGAGGCGAGGCGCACACCGTGACCACCTCGCTGGACTTCTCCAAGGAAGTCACCCGCGCCAAACCGATTTACCTGCCGGAAGAAGGCACTGAAGTGGAACAGGCCGCGATGGCGTTCCACGCGAAAAAGGATCACCCGAGCTTTGCCCTGCTGCCCGGCAATCAGATCGTGGCCAAGGCCTTCCGCACCAACGGCGCTCTGCCGATGGCCGGCGCGCCGTACTACGAACCGTGCATGGACGACCGGCAAAAACGCCTGACCAGCAGCGCCGGCACCGGTGAGTTCGCCAGCGGCGACCGGTTGGACGGCATGTCCTTTGTTGGCGCCTCGACCTTCACCGCCGACCGTCCGCGTGTCTACAAGGCCGCCAACATTCAGTTCGATGCGGTCTACAACAAGGTCGGCTATCACTTCCCGCAAGCCCGGATTCTGGCGCTGTGGGAAGACGCCTGGCCGGTGATCACCAAGCAGCGTCCGCCAGAGCCGCTGGTGATGCGCATGAACACCTTCGACTGCGTGCAATACCAGCAAACCAACCTGGTACCCGCCACCTACGAGATGGACGACTATCAGGTGCGCACGCCGACCGACGTGATCGGCCAGCACATTCACCTGCCGAAGTGGGACCTGACGTCTGCCGACGGTTCTTCCAACGGCTGGAACTACGAGGACGGCGTGCTCTCCCCAGGCGCCGTTCAGGAACGTATTCACGCGATCCGCGAATTCAACCAGTGCGAGGGCACCGACCCGCGCGACGGCACCCAGGCCTGCCCGAAAGCCAAGGCGCATCCGTTCTTCGGTCAGTTCGGGCGCAGTGACTGGATGGGCGCGCGCACGGCCATGCAACGCTGGTTCGTCGACCCGGTGGTCAACGCCAAAGGCGTGGATCGGGGGCTGGGCACCATCTTCACCCACGACCACCTCGGCCCATCGACTCACCAGCAGATCGGGCTGTATGCCACGGTGCTGGCCGAGCCGGCCGGTTCCACCTGGTTCCACGCCGAAACCGGCGAGCCTCTGTACAGCGGCGCGCGGCAGGACGGCGGGCCGACTTCATGGCAGGCGGTGATCAACACCGGCGACCTCGACGGCGACGGCAAGAACGACAGCTTCCGTGAGTTCTTCCTCGAATACAGCGACTTCCAGCACGCCTATGAAGCCGGTGTGTACGTGGGCGCCGGCCCCAACGGCGTGCCGAACCCGCAAGCTTTCCCGGCCACGGCCGACAGCTTCCGCTACGCGATCAACCCGCCGGTGCGCAACAACGCCAGCACCCTGCTCGAGGGCGTGCTGGAAGTGCAGGGCGGTCAGGTGCCGGGCTGCCCGAGCCGGCCTTGCCCGCAAGCGATCTCCGTGGATGATCCGGGCATGTTCGTCGTCAACTATCGAAACGAGCCGCTGGCCCTGCGGGTCTACGACCCGAACAAGGTCGGCCCGGACGGCAAGCGCGGCATGCAGGCCGACGGCCTCGGCGGTGATCTGGCGTACGCCATGCAAAGCCGCACCGACCGCGCGATTCCGGCGATGAACCTGGCACCGAACCTGGTGACGGCCGCCACCGGCCCGACTGGCGGCACCACGCTGTTCCCGCCGCACATCAACAAGGGCGGCAGCGAGCCGGGCGATCCGTTCACCCCGATGCTGCGTACCTACACCGGCGACAACGTGCGCCTGCGGGTGCATGCCGGCGGCCACGAGGAAGAGCACAACGTCACCCTGCATGGCGTGAAATGGCTGCAGAGCGGTTCCGGTTTCGGCAACAGCTCCAACTCTGGCTGGCGCGCCTCGCAGATGATCGGCATCTCCGAACAGATGGGCTTCATCGCACCTGTGTCGATGCTGTCCAGCTCTGCGGCGACCACCGGTGACTATCTGTACTCGATGGACGCTTCGATCGAAGGCTACTGGAGCGGGATCTGGGGCGTGATGCGCAACTACACGGCCAAACGCAATGACCTGTTCGCCATCCCCAACAACCCGAGCCCGGCCGGCATGCGCAACACCGTGGCGTTCGAAGGCAGTTGCCCACGGATCAGCGCCAACCCCAACGGCATCGGCACCCGGCCGACGGTGCAGCGCAACTATGAAGTGGTCGCCGCGCTGGCCAACGACATCCTCGGCAATTCGCTGGGCCTGAGCATCGGCGATTCGGCCGGGCTCGGTCAGCATGTCGGCGGGCCGCTGAATCCGGCGGGCGGCACCCTGGTGCTGAACTCGCGCACGGTGAGCATCCCGCAAGTGACCGTGACCGATCCGGAGGACGGCGAGACCATCACCATTGGTGGCCAGAGCGGGCCGCTGCATGATCCGACGGCGATCCTGTACGTGCGCAAATCCGACCTCGATCCGGTCAGTGGCAAGCTCAAACCCGGCATTCCGGTCGAACCGCTGGTGCTGCGCGCAGCGGCCGGGGACTGCATCAACATCACCCTGGAAAACCGGCTGCCGAGCGTGATGCCGGACCTGACCCAGACCGCGGTGATGCAAGGCATGGTCAAGCGCGACCGCAACAGCGGCCTGGGCTCGACCACGTTCAGCAACAACCTGATGCGGCCGTCCAGCCACGTGGGGCTGCACGCCCAACTGCTGGCCTACGACATCACCAAATCCGACGGTGCCAACGTCGGCGCCAACCCGATCCAGACCGTGCCACCACGGGTGGGCAGCAGCGGCGCCTACCCGACCCGTACCTATCAGTACTACGCCGGGCACCTGGAGCGTGAAGGCAAACCGGTGACTCAACTGGGCCGCAGTGTCGACAACATCAACGCCACGGCCGTGGAGTTCGGTGGCCTGAACATCACCCCGGCGGATGTGATCAAGCAGCCGCAAAAAGGCCTGGGTGGTGCGATGAGCATCCTGCCGATCGGCGCGACCTGGGTCGACGATGCGCGCAAGGTCAACGCCACGGTCACCGCACCGGGGCAGACGACTTACCGCGACTTCGCGATGGTCTGGCACAAGGCGCTGAACACCCGCTGGGCCAATGGCCGGCCGGTCGAAGGCATCGCTGCCGAGGGCTTCGGTGTGCCGACCGATCCGCAGGATAACTCGAGCATGGCGATCAACTACAAGACCGAACCGCTGTGGTATCGCTTCGGTCTCGCCCCGGATGCGCCGTTCGGCCATGCCGATGGCGCGGGTTACGGCGACATGACCAACGCGCACATGGCCTACAGCAATGCACTGGTGGGGGGCGATCCGCAGACGCCGGTGCTGTATGCCAAACCAGGCCAGCCGTTCCGCACGCACATCCTGATGCCGAGCGGCGGCAGTCGCGGCACGACGTTCCAGCTCGACGGACACGTCTGGTCGCTCAACCCGTTCCAGGCCGAGAAGAGCGACACCGGCGGCTACCCGATGGGCACGCCGGGCGTGGGTTCGGTGCGCTTCGGCTACAACCCGATGTCGATGTACATCGGCGCTCACGAGAGCGTCCTGCCGGCGGCGCACTTCAGCTTCATGATCCCGAGCGCCGGGGGCAGCAACGCGATACCGGGGGACTACCTGTTCCGCGATTACGCGGCCTATGGCAACACCTCGGGACTGTGGGGATTGCTGCGGGTGACCAATGAGCCGGAGCCGGCGCCGCCTGCTCAGTAG